DNA from Sorex araneus isolate mSorAra2 chromosome 6, mSorAra2.pri, whole genome shotgun sequence:
CAGGGAacagggcacttgttttgccaAAGTCCTCCCTGTGTTCCATCTGGCATCACGTATGTTACCCAGAGTCCACCATGAGCTCACAGAACCATGTGTAAGCCTTGAATACTGCCAAGAGTGGcgacaaaatcataaaaattactcTTAAATTAGTTTGAAACATATCTCTTGAAAAGGACTTAAACAATACTGGCTGCattacatataaattttttaaaaatagagaaagaaaggaagaaagaaaacaagaaaaaaaggaagaaagaaagaaagaaagaaagaaagaaagaaagaaagaaagaaagaaagaaagaaagaaagaaagaaagaaagaaagaaagaaagaaagaaagaaagaaagaaagaaagagagagaaagaaagaaggaaaggagggaacaAAGTTGCCTAAAtccaggtattttattttctgtaaaattcTCCTCATAGCATTTCAATAGGTACTTTTCTAATGTACTTTATATTAgaagttagaaaaatatattttattgtcaaaacaaatttaaataaaccCATTAATATTTCAGCCTACTTTTATGGCAGCATAAGTACAAATTTTTCTCACAGACAAATATAATGCCAACTTATTGCAAAAGtgttaaacatttattaaaacatgATTAATTCTCTGTTGGAATTGTGTATGTGGAAGAATAAATAGaatggtgtgggtgtgtgtatgtgtgtgtgtgttgtgatagatatcaaaccagggcctcacactagCAAGCTAAGTACTCTACTGCTGAGTTTCATTCCCAGACaaagaataattttgtttgtttgtttttgcctacACTCTGCATAGCTCAGAACTTGGTCCTACCTAACTCTATACTCAgttgatcactcctggtagagctcccGGAGTCCTAttgggtgctaaggattgaactcagattggccacatggaaggcaagtgccctaccactatactatcatctGACCCCATATACAACAATCTTAAACTATAGGATATTAAATAGAATTTACTATGTATGTGGATCTAAGTTAGTAGATCTTACTTAATCGTATTCTGTctacaaaatttctttatttaaatggcatttattttccccttattcCATCCCTTTTACTCTCACATGTATAGGAAATAAATTCAATTTGGTAGAATTCTTTCATTGCGAAGTAGATccacataaattttttaattatccaTAACTATTCAGTATTATACTGATGTCATgtagaaattagaaaaaacaaTTTACTTGCCAGGAAATCAAGACTTACATTCTCTTATCAAGTAATTTTGAAGATATACAACAGTCTGAGAACAGATTGAACTTCCATATATTCACACACTGAATTTTGgttgccttttttggggggtgggatatCTCAACTATTTTCCTACAGTAAATCCATTATGGAGAACtcagtataaaataataattctgtttagaagctttttatcttttttcctaatCATAACTAAATGAAGGAGATTTCTTCAGTTCCCAATAAATTTAAAGCATTTAATGAATAATAATTCCTAAAAAGAATGATCTAAGTTAGTAGATCTTACTTAATCGTATTCTGTctacaaaatttctttatttaaatggaatttattttccccttattcCATCCCTTTTACTCTCACATGTATAGTAAATAAATTCAATTTGGTAGAATTCTTTCATTGCGAAGTAGATCCACATACATAGTAAATTCTTTCATCTGTCCTAAAGTTTAAATTATCCAATTATAGactattatttttgtgatttgCATAATGTTTTTGCATATGTCATTTTAAAGCATTTCAACTTCAAGCTTGCAAATCAGCTTTTCTAGAATAAGCATAACTCTTATTAAGACTTCAGGTATAAAACTTTGCTAAGATTGCATGGATCATAAAAGGAGAAAACAGGAATGGAATGAGTTTGACTGAATCAGTGTTTTCCACTGTGAATATTTGCTACTTACAACTAAAGACAAATTTCAACTACTACAAAAGAGACTCAAAACTCATCCTTATATAAAATTAGCTAAAATGCTTCAACAAATTACAATCTTTTAAATTTCCAATAAAGTGGTcacttctcatttttctcttctaatttatCACCTCCAAATTAAATTATTGTAGTTTCCTCCAATAATTCAACTATTCTATCTAGGAGAGggaaacaaaattatgaaaaaataaagattataataACACTGATATCATTATTCTGCATAGTAGTTGTATACTCTTGTACAGTGCATAGtatatttatatgataaatacatttatcatatatttatatgataaacatactatatatgtatatataacataccATACTATAGTTTAGCATAGAGTATCATTGCGTAGCAAGTAAATCATTGCTCATAAACATACAGATATAATGTTGTAGAAAACCCACTCTAATCAGGAAGTTAAGAAGCTAAGAATTTAAATAGGAACAACCTCAACAGAAATAAATTTACACAACTATTCTAAGCTTTCAGATAAATCTATAGAGGAAACTGACTTAAATGCCCAGAATGATTTTACCACAAACTATTTAATACCAAAGAACAAACAGAGATCATTACAAAGATACCTTTGTTTGTTTATAGTTTATCAAAGTtccaaatatttaacaaaatatgtcTGCTAGCTAATTATGTTTATATAGAAAACTGGCcatattgatttcttccttccataTACGTTTTTTAATTTCTAGTCAATTactgttttccttgcatgcagcgacccaggtatgattcctccacccctctcagagagtgaaCAATTTTCATTGTTtacaggattacagtgacagtgacagtcaattACTAAATATGAATAAACGTAGAATGAGGTTGATAAATGTTTGAGAACACTGACAAGGAATGACTGCATATTCAAACCAATTGCTTGAATATGTTCTGTCTATGAATTTTTTACTCTACAACTCACCTTGCACTTAATTTTAACTAGAAGAATTTAACATGTAGTTAATTAAGTGAAAGATCCCATACTCTTATCCATAGAtttcaaatgaagaaacaaaagcataaaaaatgcCCATAATTTAAGAAGACTCAGAATTATCAACCTTTGAAAATTGGATGTGAATGCTAAATTTTAGAATAACTTAGGAAAATGGATGTTTAATAACAAAGACATTGAGATGCTCATACACACAGAGCTTATTGTTTTTGTATATATTGCATAACGGTCTGATAAAggaagtattttataattttatggatTGTTCTTGtgatattttttcttatcttACTTTTTAAGAAACACTAAGAAAAAGGGTTTAATAAGAAGAAGTACTTAAATAGGCAGGGTACCAGTTTTTGGTCTTAGTTTTTgcatactaaatactaaataataTTAGTACTAAATAATTAAGAAACAAGCAAATAGATTTGATCAGAACTTGAGCTTAAGCAAAAGCCACcttataacatatttaaaatgtactaTGATCTTTGTATTCACAGGAATTCTTTCTTTTGGCTTGTTAGCACATTTTCAATCAAATGTAAAACAGTAATATTATAGAGTACCATGGGAAGATATTCTTGATTTACTAATCTGTTGTTTACTTACATAAAAAAAATATGgttcatagcttggaagctggcctcacacgctgggggaaagttatcccagatagagaggggaacaccaagtaatatgtggttggagatcttgcgcaggaagggagatgcgtgctgaaagtagactagagactgaacaggatgaccactcaatacccctattgcaaaccacaacacccaaaagaaaagagagatatcaaattggaatgccctgccacagaggctgggagggggagggggatgggattgagggggtgggagggatactgggttcattggtggtggagaatggacactggtggagggatgggctctcaaacattacatgagggaaaaacacgcacaaaaatgtgtgaatctgtaactgtaccctcactgtgactcactaattaataaataaataaattttaaaaaaaatatggttcGGATCCAAAACATTAAACATCACTATTAAAGCTTTTTTGTTAAGAAATAATCAGAAATAATCAGTTTCACAAAATAAGTTTCTTTCAAATAATTCAGATGTATATTATactaaaataaacttttcatttATCTAACTAGGGGAAATGAGTGAATTGTGTTAATTATCATAGCATATCCACTCATCATTTCTATTGGATTATAAAATATCACCTgagcacatacacatatattatagaGATCGTctacaaaatatttagaaaataaataatatttgttaataGTTTACCCTCTTTTGTTGTTTCCTCAAAGTACTTACCATGCTCAGAATGTAAGATGGTTATTTATTTAAGATGCTCcttcaaatatttggaaataattgCTCATACTGTATTTGTCAGCTCACATCATCATTCTATTACCTACTAAGAATTATCTTCCAAAAACAGATTATCTTTTCAAGATGTTTCTACAGATGAGTTACTCTCCATACCACTCTTTCCCTCAAATTTTTCCTCATGTCAGAGTGTTTTCTTAATGTATAAAAAATTCATTTCCCTACATCTTAAAGCACACAAAAATCAGGCTATAGGACTTTTGATAAAGAGTGGAAAACCATCTTCTagttaatattttgctttgttgTATCTGTTATAAAAGAAAAGTGGAGAAAATTGTCAGAAAATATACCCAGGTACTCTCAGATGTTATATGAAGATGAGCCCCTTCTTGTAAATCTTCAATATACTCTCTCTTAGGGTTTGAACTCAAAACATATTAATTCTACTCTTAAATGAGTATTGCCAAAGAAACTCGCCAAATGCTTTACTTCTTCTCTCTAAATTTCTATTGACTCACCCATAAGGAGAAAAGATCTGAGAACATTTCTCATCATCCTTCAGGGTGCCTTTCTGTATATAATACCTTGATGAGTAAAAATGGTGCCAAGGGCATTGGGGAAGCAATTGCCTTTAACCATGCCATTGCCAAACAAGTTTTGGAATAGGTTGTAAAGAGACATTTTTGTGATTGGAAACCCTTTGACTCTATTCAAGTCTATCTCAATTAACTGCATATCCCAATATAGTGAATTTGTAATATTGATGTTCTGGGATTACAAGCTCCAATATCAAAAAGAGCTGATTTAAACATggtatctacacacacacacacacacacacacacacacacacacagactcactcactcactgtcactgtcaccccattgctcatcgatttgtttgagtgggcaccagtaacatctcctttgtgagactttctgtcactgtttttggcatatctaatacgttataagtagcttgccaggttctgctgtgctggcaagatactcttggtagcttgccgggctctctgagagggacggaggaattgaacttgggtcagccttttgcaaggcaaacgacctacccactatgctattgctccagccttcccccccacacacatatgtatatatatgctggctggaatatatataaaacttagtcatttatatataagtatataatttgTATCCTCTAGGTATATGTTTTATAAGctctttttgtctcattttttaatgcctgtaaaatataatattactGACACAGGAATGACCATGGTGTCACCAAGTGGGCTAGGTGGACGTTGTTTCTAATGTACAattagcaaaatattaaaaactagcACATGCAAATTCCACAGCAACATATCAAGCAAGTTCTTTTAAATAAAGGACACTTCAGAGGGAATAGAAGTGGGACTACCACGTGAATTATAGTTGACCCTGTTATGCTTGAACTGATAAGATTTCATATTATACTTTCAGGGTGAATTAGATGACTATGTCATATTGGGGTGAGGTTTAGGTGCTACTTAGATGATTGACAGGTATTTCATACTCTATATTGTTTATGTGCATGTGACTACCCATAGTACATACACAAAATCCACGAACAGGAAAAACTGCAATGCCAATCATATTATAATGACCTATTAATGAGGTAAGTGAACTAAAGACAAGAATTAGGCCTGTTTGTTCATAATCAGGGTGTAAAAGATCCTGttgctctttgttcttttttcttttaggaggTATTTCCTAGAGTTAGTTGCAACTTCTTGGGCTCTctctatagatatatagatatatatatacagaatcatttctttaattttgccTTATTATCATGGTCTCTTTTCACTGCCACTGAAAAGAACTCTCAACTACTCTAACACTACCACCACCGTAAGAAAATGGACTAACAGCAGTTTCTTTGAGGATAAATGGTATGGATTTGAATCCCAAAACCATCAGTAACTCTCCCAGTATTTGGGTATTTATTTAACATCTATTTGACTCCTTTTCTTCATTTGTGAAAACGGACtagtaaaagaaatatttccccttttccagctgccttctggagttttgtcacagaaacctagctgatctttgacccgcagatataaggtgctagcctagtctttgggatgtaaatttcaggtgctgtctagtttgtagttgacatgtagatttcttgctgcagcccagcctggtctttgggatgtaaatccgagtgctttcagcccaaagaaggcttcggcttcagcttcggttttggttttgtatcttgtttccgggggcagatccacagggccagatccaccgagagagatcggggagagacaggtaggaggagagagagaagccagagagaagcagcagttgagcagtagatccagagagaggccggagctgggagtgcgggagatgagaaagattaaagattgaataaacggtaactaatcagcaacgagcttggtcctcgttcttccttcgcctgtccttgaccaccggctgtcccgatccagtccacacgctgcggttccagagcaccgaacgcgggtggtgagacagagccgcccggagagcccgcgagtgcactcgccccctcggcattctttagttttttacagttatgAGAATGAAGTTAGGTACTCCATTGAGTACTTAAAAAGTTCCAGTATTTCAAACTTTTAGCAGGACCAGTGAGTTAGTTCAAAGGGCCAAAGCACATGGTTttcatgcaagaggcccaggtccAATCTCCAACAtgatatggacccccaagcatcatcaaAAATGGCCATCTGAATACTTTGAGTATgtcccaaaagttaaaaaaaaatcaatgcctgTTGATACTAAAATAATtactcattattttaatattattagtaCCAATGATATGATtactttatattaatatataagtaagctattttaattttttaaggacgGGTATAATGAAAAACTGAAGGAATTCATCTAATTTTATGGATAAAGACAAAAGTTAGGGAATAATCCCAAGTATGTATCCcaagtatatgaaaatatataatccCAAGTATATGAAAACTACTCCCTAATGAAGACATTGAAGAACTTTTCCAATGATATTCACCaaaatgaggacattggtgggAGAGAACTtcacaaagaatttttaaaaagtataagaaaaattcaaatgaaaatcaATAAGTTAAAGGATTTAGTAGCTGGGCTTAAAATGCAAGATTTCCACAGCAGATGATAGAAACCAGAGATAAAATTAAGAAGACTGGGATTAAGTCAAGTGAAAGCATAAGTAAAAGAAGTAATAAAGGAATGAATAAGGACCagagaaaaggaacaaaaggTGAGAGAAAGatcaaatgaaagaaagataaaattttaaaaatttaaaaaatgaaaaaaacaagttttatGAGGAGGGGAACCATCAACATAGACAACACCTATACATAGGAattccaggaggggaaagaaaggttAAAAATTCTTGTCGGAAAAATTAATAGCTGTAAACTTTCCAAAGTGATGAAACAGACATACCCAGATTCAGGAAGCACAcagaatttcaaataaaataaatccaaacataTTCACGGGTAGATGCATTATACTTTAAGTGATAAAAGCCAAAGAATGCTAACAGCagcaagtaaaaaataaaggctTGCATTTAAGGGAACCTCCGTAAAATTTACAGCATAAATTTCTCAAGAGACAAGAAGACAAAGGCAAAATTTATTCAGTATTAAATGGATTATATTTCTAGCCAAGAATACACTATCTAGCTAGATTATTACTAATATTTGAAGGATTAATTAAAAGTTTTTCAAATGAGCAATATTTAAAGGAATCCACATCCACTTAGTTTAGCAaaccaacaaagaaacaaatcaacTTCTAAAAAAGCAAATGCTTCTCAAGAGCCATCAtacttaagaaatagaaaatgtgaaagaaaaataataatattggaaTTATTAACTGAAGATTTACTTACTTTAGATTTCAAATGggatatagaaaaaagaaaaagattaaaagaagaaaataggtcTGTGGAACCTCCTACTCACTGCATAAAAGCTAGAAATCGAAGTGCAAAATAAAAGATGAAGGAATTAAAGACAAATTTCATAAGAACAAAATCTACATAGAAAAAATGacatgtttttgctttattttctttaggttatctctttttattttattttatgttttaattttaatttttatgatttgcaattttaaaatactgtaattGGTTGGATTTCATGAATGCAACATTTCAATACCACCTACTTTAccagtttccattttttttccagtttccatTTTTCCCTATTACTTTTCCAGATTCCCTTCAGTTTCCTTACATCAACACCCTCCTCCAATTCTTACATATCAGTAGTGTGCTGCATTCTTTAGCCCATTTCTTAGGTTCTATTACTTTtgatcatttgttattcccttactatgcttctttatatctcatATATCAGAGACGTCATTTTCAGTCCCTCTACTCCTGAATGACTTTTCTCAGCATGATATCTCTAAATACACTTATGTAGTAACAAATTGcatgatatttttcttatagCGGACTAGTATTCTATTATAGACTacccagtaattttttttgtcatgGTTGTTTCTAGGTTTTGGCCATTATGAATAACACTGCGATAAACGTGATCACAGATAATTTTTCTGAATGTAGTAGCTGgactagagcggtagcacagcaggtacggcgtttgccttgcatgcggcctacctgggttctattcctccatccctcttggaagtccggcaagctacagagagtatcctgctcgcacggcagagcctcgcaagctcccagtggcatattcgatatgccgaaaacagtaacaagtctcacaacggagacattactggtgcctgctcaagcaaattgatgacagtgcgGTGTACTGCAGTTTTTTGGGCTCTTTGGATTGATGCCCAGAAATGGGGATAGTGGACAATATGGAATTTCAACTCTAAACTTTGTTATAAGTGTTTGTAATGCCTTCTCAAAAATGGTGGAGCCAGctgacatttccaccagcagtagatGAGGGTCCCTCTTCCTCCACATTCACGCCTTCActgattgttttcttctttatgatGTGTGGCAGTTTCACTGGTATgatttaatatttcattgtttaaatTTCCTCTTATCAGTGATTCagagtatttttatatatacctaCTGGACGTATTtaagtcttctttgaggaaattttgttcatctcctctcaaattttagaaaagattGTTTGAGATcttgggcttttttttgggggggtgggggtaagtTTTACCAGTGCgctatatcttagatattaaacCTTTGTCAGAGGTATTagcctgtctttttattttgtctttactttGGTCATCATTTTTTTTGATGGTGCAAAGgtttcctaattttatttaatcccatttgtttatctttgctttcttttgcttGGTCACTGATATTTCATCATTGAAGATTTAATGACATGGAGGGCTGTGCCTATGCTTTCCTCCATAAAATTTATGAATTCAGGTTTATACTGATATCTTAATCTATTTTGACTTGATTTTTGTATGTAGTGTGAGATAGGTAcctgagttattatttttttacatgtgattaaccaattttcccagaaccacctcttaaagacacttttctttttccactcatGCTCTTAGTCCCTTTGTCaaagtatgaaatattttattctgtgtattttttagaaaattttatatattgttatataaatcAGAAGTATTTTGATTACACACATCTGCTAATCTTAAAAGTATACTTAATGGAGTTTAAGTGTCTGGCAACTCCCTGGACCCCAGGAAAGAGAGTCCTATTCAAGTCAGGGACAATTGATGCTCAAGATTCTAAGGCAGTGGCAAGGTTAAAGTATTGCTGAGACACAAGATGTCTGTTACATATCTCACAGGCAACAGCCGGTTCCCAGTGTAATGAGACTGGAGTAATTTCCTTCATATCCAGTGACATCTAGTAATCAAGATGGtgtgttaaggggctggagcgatagaacagcagatagagtgtttgcctttcaccctCCCTAtatgggctcaattcccagcatcccatatggtgccctgggccctgccaggaataattcctgagtgcatgagcctggaatGACCTCTGttcatcactgagtgtgacccaaaaagtgcaaaaaataaaatgttgtgcCAAGGAGAACTCCAAAAAAGacactctttgtttttgttgtggttgattgtgtgtcacacccagtggcactcaggacttactccgggcactgcattcagggatcactcctggagggcctctAGAGATTATATGGGATTTGGAGATTCAAATCCGGCTAagatgcatgcaagataagcaccctacctactgtgctatcactctggctcaatGGAAACACCCCAGAGTTTCATTTTGTAGGATCTTAGATATTCAGTTAGAAGTTATCCTAGATGTCTCTGAATCTTGATTTTCGAATCTGCTTGTTGTAACTCGTAGTCTCTCAAGACACTGTCTGCTTCCCCCCATGATAACCTGAGTATTTGTCAGACTGGTATtgattttaacagaaaaaaacttatttcattgaatcaAGATTCTCTATTGTTGGGGGAAACACCATAATAAATACAGTttctgaataattattttattgctatATCAAATAAAAGTTTCACTGAGTCTACTCTCTGTGCTGAGTGTTGTTACAAATAATATCTTACCTCCATAATTCAGAGCTTTTGAGGGCGAAGCATCTTTAGAATGCGAACcctaatttctttggtttttacaCTATAGACAATTGGATTGAGCATAGGGGGTACAAGAAAGTGCAGGTATGAGAGAAGCATATATACTTGAGCTGGTAGCTTCTTTTTGCCAAATCGGTGGATCATAGATAGGCTGACTAATGGGGTATAAAACAGCAGTACAGCACAAATATGGGACACACAGGTGTTGAAAGCTTTGAGCCGCTCAGCATTAGAAGCAATGCTTAATACTGTCTTCAAAATTAGCACATAGGAGAGGAGAATGAGTACAGCATCCATCCCCAGCGTGGAAAGCATGACAAAGAGCCCAAAGCCGCTGTTCACACGAGTACTGGAAGTGGCCAGCCTTAGAACATCAGGGTGAACACAATAAGAATGAGCCAGAGTGTTTATAGGATGAAATTGCAGTCTTCCCAGGAGCACTGGCAAAGGAAGATGGAGAGCAGCACTACGGGTCACAATGGCAAGCCCAATGGCCCCAATGCGTTTGGTTGTGAGAATAGTGGCATAGCACAAGGGCTCTCGGATGGCCACACAACGGTCGAAAGCCATGGCCAATAGCACAGCTGATTCAATGACTGAGAAAGTGTGGATGAAGAAGAGTTGCATAAAGCAGACTGCAGCCTCCACTTTTCGCTGACCCAGGAGAAAGATTGCTGCCATTGATGGTAGTGTAGAGATGGAGAGGCCCAGGTCAGCCATTGAAAGCATGGAGAGGAAAAGGTACATGGGAGTGTGGAGACTGGACACGGACTTGACAATGTACATTATAGTGATGTTGCCCAGAAAAGAGAGAATATAAATAGAACAGATAGGTATTGCTGTCCAACAGTGAGCAGTTTCCAGTCCTGGGAAATCCATGAGTATGAAGAAGATGTTGCTCACATTGTTGTTGATTATAATTGCCATTATTCTGGGAAGAACTTTAcctggaaaaaaaatgtcaagaaagcaaaatgttattttttgcaGCATTTCTCTATTATCTCATCCTACATAGCATCCATAACCAGAGTATACAAAAATTATTActcttccatttttattataCTGAGTTCCAATCCTTTAGACATTTCACTAAGTTTTAATTCGACCTCCTTTTTCCAGTGATTTGTCCTAGCTAAACATATTTAGgtcttttgaataaaataattatccaaattgaaaataattttctaatttgaaaattattcaaCCTTTGAAAAATGTAAAGGGAAGTTTAGTTGACAGTACAGAGTCCAAGTCCCTAAACCAGGTAAGTTTCAAAACCAGAATATAGAGTTTTAATAAAACCCAAACAAGGATAATTACATGTCATGGTTGCTTGGGAGGTAGAAACAAAACACGAACATACTAAACTCCTGACATTACCAACCTATATACTTTTTATACTAAATGGGGTTTAATAatatcttgggccagagagataacagcaATTTGAGCCACACATTGTAGGCAGGAGAattgggtttgaaccccagcaacacatggtccccaagcactattgTTGTGATCTctatccaggagtagcccctgaacattgtcccaaaacaaaaattataacctgtatggggctggagagatagcacagcaggtagggcgtttgccttgcacgcggccgacccgggttcaaatcccagcatcccatatggtcccctgagcacggccaggggtaattcctgagtgcagagccaggagtaacccctgtgcatcgccaggtgtgacccaaaaagcaaaaaaaaaaattataacctgTAATAAGAAGATACTTAGAAAACCTGTACTTTATTTGTATTACtggattaaaaatatcttttaagtgACAAATAATGTATAACATATGCCCATGAAGGTCTAGTACAGCACAAGTCAACACAGAGCACAACCATCAActgttcagtaaaagaaaagataaaagacacTAATTCTGAGTACATAGTATGCACTCCACAATTCAGATTATCAAAGAATGAGCCTAGAATACCTCCAAAGgtaattattaaataatgaaataaagtgtGAAATCTGAGTACATAGAGTTCAAAATAAACTTTAGTCTTATATTAAAAGCTTATGTTAAGTAATTTCCTTTGTCAACacctcataaaaattattttaacaattgAGATATGGGGTTAGGgaggtagtccagtgggtagtGTATTTAAATCCTTCCACACGACTGACTACGGCTCAATCAAAGATGGTTCCAAGATGGTTCCTGGAGCCCTGCTGccttgaaggcagagccaggagtaagccctgagatctgCTTATTGTGATCACCCCCataaaaaattgagagaaaaataataattaataattgatGTTGCAGCTATAACGAAGGAATAACCTTTGTTGTGTTACAATTGTTTTACATTCTGTAATTTTCTGCAATTATAACAACTGTTAGAGAGGTCATAAAGAATCCCTACAATACCCATTCCCATTCTGAGTGTCAACTAAGGAAAGCCCAGAGAAGAATTTCTGTGAGGGTTAAA
Protein-coding regions in this window:
- the LOC101539463 gene encoding olfactory receptor 51G2-like, producing MAIIINNNVSNIFFILMDFPGLETAHCWTAIPICSIYILSFLGNITIMYIVKSVSSLHTPMYLFLSMLSMADLGLSISTLPSMAAIFLLGQRKVEAAVCFMQLFFIHTFSVIESAVLLAMAFDRCVAIREPLCYATILTTKRIGAIGLAIVTRSAALHLPLPVLLGRLQFHPINTLAHSYCVHPDVLRLATSSTRVNSGFGLFVMLSTLGMDAVLILLSYVLILKTVLSIASNAERLKAFNTCVSHICAVLLFYTPLVSLSMIHRFGKKKLPAQVYMLLSYLHFLVPPMLNPIVYSVKTKEIRVRILKMLRPQKL